Part of the Xenopus tropicalis strain Nigerian chromosome 3, UCB_Xtro_10.0, whole genome shotgun sequence genome, GCCCAAGGATATCCAGCTGGCCCGCAGGATCCGAGGGGAGAGGGCTTAGATCCGAGGGGGTTTTATTCACTGgacacaaaggctcttttcagagccaccgACACTTTCTGGGAATGAGCTGAACTATAAGATACATTTAGGGTATCGGTGCTACTGGCCCTTGTGCTGCTCAGATTTAGTAACTCAATGATTAGTACTTCTAATGAGCAGGATTTCTTGAAACAAAGGCCTCTGCTTTCCCGGGTTCCAGGCAGATTGGAATACAGAAACCCAATATATAGGGACAGGTTCCTGGCATTTTATTATGTTGAGGTTTTATTCACTGGACACTTACTGGGAATGAGCTTTTTAGGCTTTTGTTACAAAAAGATACTTTGATAGACTGGAACCAGCAGaattacataaaatattttagtggGTCTATTACATCGCGTCTATTCCTGACAATTGTTTGTTGCAATGTTTTCTACATTGCTGTAGGGCGGggcgcaacacaagcatgcaagtTCCTGGGGCTGCAAAATATTGGCtataggtagcctctatgtgaaTTAATACCATAAAAACGGCTTTGTTTGGTACTACTcattatattaacatttatttataaagcgccaacattccGCAGCGCCGTGCAATAAgtggatttcatacattggacatactgagcaatcaataaccgatacaagaggtgtaGAGAGCATTGTTTCTAtgcaaataaaaatttgaattcgtGGCTTGAATACAAAATGTCACTGGGGGCAACAgccaagaggttggtgaggaaCACGTTGCtgaagtcactggttggggatcgctgctgtAGGGTATAAAGATTTCCTGTTTCTTGGTACCTGCTTGTTACTTTTAATCTATTCTATACCGAGTATCAGTGTCTTGGGTCTGAAAGGATGTTTGGtcagaaaaaagcaaaaaatcacTTATTTGAACTGTATATGTTGTATGTACCCTAGATTGTTTTTAATCAGTTGCTCTTTTTGTGAGATGTATGTAAAGGAAATGGGATTCCTGTATAACAGGATTATATATCACTAGAGAGCAACATTACATTGAAACCCCAAACTACCATCAGGTTATACAGCGCTGTTTAGACAgagtgggggctctgaaaagagcctttgggttggggtcagggcACTCTCATTCCTGGGCTCACTTGCTCTTGGCCGCTTTGGTGCTCTCGGTTTTCTTAGGGAGCAGCACggactggatgttgggcaggacaccgccctgagcgatagtcacccctccgagcagtttgttcagctcctcatcgttgcgcacagcgagctgcaggtgcctggggatgatacgggtcttcttgttatcccgggcagcgttcccggccaactccaggATC contains:
- the LOC100496440 gene encoding histone H2A type 1 — its product is MSGRGKQGGKTRAKAKTRSSRAGLQFPVGRVHRLLRKGNYAERVGAGAPVYLAAVLEYLTAEILELAGNAARDNKKTRIIPRHLQLAVRNDEELNKLLGGVTIAQGGVLPNIQSVLLPKKTESTKAAKSK